From a region of the Candidatus Hydrogenedentota bacterium genome:
- a CDS encoding glycosyltransferase family 4 protein produces MSNRPLRIGLDVSCIAESPMTGIGYAALNQLRALLRRVEAFEFHLFATGDRSGKANLEDLLPFTASHAIFRRARLVKYHLWTRLSWPPIEWSCGPLDIAHNFSHHTPATKEALRVVTVHDLSFLRHPETHTARTIEVQTRLVRQVAREADAVVAVSQSCKSEMVELLGIPEDRIHVVPNGIHPEEFAGPLDSETLDVLKQRLGISREYFIQLGTVEPRKNIPRLVEAYARLREKRREVPQLVFVGKPGWKCEASFHPMKPLAETKDIVYAGYVDRSEAVLLLRGALACVYPSIYEGFGLPVLEAMAARTPVITSNTSSMPEVAGDTALLVNPTDVDSITCALEQTFDDRIAADSRAEAAFTRAQTFTWERSAETLAGLYRTLADKRGAR; encoded by the coding sequence GTGAGTAACCGGCCTTTGCGCATCGGTCTCGACGTAAGCTGCATTGCGGAATCCCCCATGACGGGAATCGGCTACGCAGCCCTCAATCAGTTACGTGCGTTGCTTCGCCGCGTTGAAGCGTTTGAGTTTCATCTGTTCGCGACGGGTGACCGCTCCGGTAAGGCCAACCTTGAGGATCTGCTTCCCTTCACGGCCAGTCACGCGATCTTCCGGCGCGCACGGCTGGTCAAATACCACCTGTGGACGCGTTTGTCCTGGCCTCCGATCGAATGGTCCTGTGGACCTCTGGACATTGCGCACAATTTCTCGCATCACACACCTGCGACGAAAGAGGCATTGCGCGTGGTTACGGTTCACGATTTGTCGTTCTTGCGACATCCTGAAACACACACGGCGCGCACCATCGAAGTACAGACGCGGCTCGTACGGCAGGTTGCGCGTGAAGCAGACGCCGTCGTTGCCGTGTCACAATCGTGCAAATCGGAAATGGTCGAACTGTTGGGGATACCCGAGGACCGGATTCACGTGGTTCCCAACGGCATACATCCTGAAGAGTTCGCGGGTCCGCTGGATTCGGAGACTCTGGACGTGCTGAAGCAAAGGCTGGGCATCTCGCGCGAATACTTCATCCAACTCGGGACCGTCGAGCCGCGCAAGAACATTCCACGCTTGGTGGAAGCTTACGCCCGGCTTCGTGAGAAACGCCGAGAAGTCCCTCAACTGGTCTTTGTCGGCAAACCGGGATGGAAGTGCGAGGCCAGCTTTCACCCTATGAAGCCGCTCGCCGAAACGAAAGACATTGTCTACGCAGGTTACGTCGACCGAAGCGAAGCGGTGCTTCTGTTGCGCGGTGCGCTGGCTTGCGTATATCCGTCGATCTATGAGGGTTTCGGACTGCCCGTGCTCGAAGCCATGGCCGCGCGGACACCCGTAATCACCTCCAACACATCGTCGATGCCGGAAGTCGCCGGAGACACGGCCCTATTGGTCAACCCCACCGACGTCGACTCCATCACGTGCGCTCTCGAGCAGACATTCGATGACCGCATTGCCGCCGACTCTCGAGCCGAGGCCGCATTCACGCGCGCCCAGACCTTCACGTGGGAACGCTCCGCGGAAACGTTGGCGGGATTGTATCGTACGCTCGCGGACAAACGAGGCGCGCGGTAA
- a CDS encoding glycosyltransferase family 2 protein, producing MFDEVAMIVATIVMACAVVYLALVSGYLLFLTFGAFLLHLKPLREAQPLRIAIAVPAHNEELQIGACVKQILHANYPADKLGIFVIADNCSDGTAQAAREAGATALERHDLTLRGKGQALDWFLKGHKQQLESFDVIAIVDADTLVDRDFCRAVSAAFAHESVSAVQGFHGVSNPGANWRTALTFAAFSLVNGLRPAGRTFWGGTGDLKGNGMAFRSSLLLQTGWPAHSIVEDMEFSMRLLLEGTRVQYVPRAIVISEMPTTSAQADPQRRRWEAGRIQLIKTFLPRLLVAFLRAPRWRYLDAILELMVPPLSLLVFLELVLLAVSVFLVPAYTLPVVGCGFIIVHYVASGLWLCRAPANVWLALAAAPAFLLWKIPFYIKLAFTKKPQTWERTQRQAEIDRESKQ from the coding sequence ATGTTCGACGAGGTTGCCATGATAGTGGCGACCATCGTCATGGCGTGTGCCGTCGTGTACTTGGCCCTGGTTTCGGGCTATCTCCTCTTTCTGACATTTGGCGCGTTTTTGTTACATCTCAAGCCCCTACGCGAGGCGCAGCCACTGCGCATCGCCATCGCTGTGCCTGCTCACAACGAGGAACTTCAAATTGGCGCATGCGTGAAGCAAATCCTCCATGCCAACTATCCCGCCGATAAGCTTGGGATCTTCGTTATCGCCGACAACTGTTCGGACGGCACAGCCCAGGCCGCGCGCGAGGCTGGAGCCACGGCGCTGGAGCGCCACGATCTCACGTTACGTGGAAAAGGTCAGGCGTTGGACTGGTTCCTGAAGGGGCACAAACAGCAACTTGAATCGTTCGACGTGATTGCCATCGTCGATGCCGATACGCTCGTGGACAGAGACTTCTGCCGCGCCGTTTCCGCCGCTTTCGCTCACGAGTCTGTTTCCGCCGTCCAAGGATTCCATGGTGTGTCGAATCCGGGCGCGAACTGGCGCACGGCCCTGACTTTCGCTGCGTTTTCGCTGGTCAACGGATTGCGTCCCGCGGGCCGCACCTTCTGGGGCGGCACCGGCGATCTGAAAGGCAACGGTATGGCGTTCCGTTCATCCCTGTTGTTGCAGACAGGCTGGCCTGCGCACTCCATTGTCGAGGATATGGAGTTCTCGATGCGGCTGTTGCTCGAAGGCACGCGCGTCCAATATGTTCCGCGTGCCATCGTTATCTCCGAGATGCCCACGACTTCCGCTCAGGCCGATCCCCAGCGCCGGCGCTGGGAAGCCGGGCGCATTCAACTCATAAAGACGTTTTTACCGAGACTGCTGGTCGCGTTCCTTCGCGCGCCACGATGGCGCTATCTTGACGCGATACTGGAACTGATGGTCCCTCCGCTGTCGCTTCTGGTGTTCCTCGAACTCGTCCTGTTGGCCGTGTCAGTGTTTCTAGTTCCGGCATATACACTTCCCGTAGTTGGCTGCGGATTCATCATTGTTCACTACGTCGCATCGGGATTGTGGCTGTGCCGTGCGCCGGCCAATGTGTGGCTTGCGCTGGCGGCAGCACCGGCGTTCTTGCTGTGGAAGATACCGTTCTACATCAAGCTGGCGTTTACCAAGAAGCCACAAACGTGGGAACGCACGCAACGGCAAGCGGAGATCGATCGGGAGTCAAAGCAATGA
- a CDS encoding zinc-binding dehydrogenase, which yields MKAAFINQNGDLDVIEFGEVADPEPAENEVVVRLQAAALNHLDIWVRKGRPGVELSIPHVLGSDGMGTISAVGKNVTTVRVGDSVVINPGLSCDACEYCLRGDQSECLFFGIVGMSRPGTFAEYVAVPAVNVQPAPAHLNPAEAASLPLAHITAWHMLMSRGNLRAGETVLIHGIGGGVALAGLQLAKMAGAEVIVTSSSQDKLDRALQLGADHVINYRTNPNVAAAVKDLTGGRGVDLIQDTTGAATWPINFSSIRRGGRIVHCGVTTGKTVEVDISALYWNHVTVMGSTMGSHEDFRKLLRTVSSTKLKPVVDCVFPLADAKSAVGKMEVGEQFGKIVLDVVGTWRESYTVPA from the coding sequence TTGAAAGCAGCATTTATCAATCAAAACGGCGACCTTGATGTTATCGAATTTGGAGAGGTTGCCGATCCCGAACCCGCTGAGAATGAAGTGGTGGTCCGGCTCCAAGCGGCGGCTCTGAATCATCTGGACATATGGGTTCGGAAGGGCAGACCGGGCGTCGAACTCAGTATCCCTCACGTGCTCGGCTCGGACGGGATGGGAACCATCAGCGCGGTCGGCAAGAACGTCACAACCGTGCGAGTGGGCGATTCCGTTGTGATCAACCCTGGACTCTCGTGCGATGCATGCGAGTACTGCCTTCGCGGGGATCAAAGCGAATGCCTTTTTTTCGGTATTGTAGGCATGAGCAGGCCAGGGACCTTTGCCGAATACGTCGCCGTGCCTGCGGTCAATGTGCAGCCGGCTCCAGCACACCTCAATCCTGCCGAGGCGGCTTCGCTGCCCCTTGCTCACATCACGGCGTGGCACATGCTAATGTCGCGAGGCAATCTGCGTGCGGGCGAAACCGTGCTGATCCACGGAATCGGCGGCGGCGTGGCCTTGGCCGGCCTGCAACTTGCCAAGATGGCTGGCGCTGAAGTCATCGTTACGTCATCGTCGCAGGATAAGCTTGACCGTGCGCTGCAACTCGGCGCGGACCACGTCATCAACTACCGCACCAATCCCAATGTTGCAGCCGCAGTAAAGGATCTAACCGGCGGCCGCGGCGTCGATCTCATTCAAGACACAACCGGCGCGGCGACGTGGCCAATCAACTTCAGTTCCATACGACGCGGCGGACGCATCGTGCATTGCGGCGTCACGACGGGCAAGACCGTCGAGGTCGATATCTCCGCTTTGTACTGGAACCACGTCACCGTGATGGGCTCGACCATGGGATCGCACGAAGACTTCCGCAAATTGCTGCGAACAGTTTCGAGCACAAAACTAAAACCCGTCGTCGATTGCGTGTTCCCTCTGGCCGACGCCAAGTCCGCCGTGGGCAAAATGGAAGTGGGCGAACAGTTCGGCAAGATAGTCCTCGACGTGGTGGGTACCTGGCGCGAATCGTATACAGTTCCCGCATAG
- a CDS encoding glutaredoxin family protein: MPTSIIMYSAKLCGDCQNLKAFMDKHGIPYENRDIRENPEYGEELQTKTGKLGVPYLLIDGEWVRGYVPGRPFSEDFARGLFGLAG; the protein is encoded by the coding sequence ATGCCAACGTCAATTATCATGTACTCGGCAAAACTATGCGGGGATTGCCAGAACCTGAAAGCGTTTATGGATAAGCATGGTATTCCGTATGAGAACCGAGACATACGCGAAAACCCCGAATATGGCGAAGAGTTGCAGACGAAGACAGGCAAGTTAGGTGTCCCATACTTGCTAATCGATGGCGAGTGGGTGCGCGGCTATGTCCCGGGACGACCCTTCTCCGAAGACTTCGCGCGCGGTCTTTTCGGCCTTGCAGGCTGA
- a CDS encoding DUF1080 domain-containing protein — protein MKRLLTALVAVALIAGGAAVAQAQVAEKLPTIDEAAQGWVSLFDGETLFGWIQLGDAQWKVADTNIVRDSGAGGWLATTMPFADFELKAKIRVAPEHSAGLAVRTSLDGHPAETGGTVINLTEPKDGKGDWKVVEVKAEGTTVTATVDGKAVEGLTSGRGFGHIGIFYYGTSKGPAKVEVAEMKLRPLGEKPIFNGKDLDGWNIIPGHKSKFTVVDGALNIKDGNGQIETANVYKDFVLQLAIFSTDEPKPLNSGVFFRGPVGKFWLGYESQVRNEWEGDNRNAPVDYGTGGNYGNQNTRKVVPSGREWFYKTVVCVGPQASVWINGYLVSDFLDMRPVSEEGQGKAGYVTGPGTIHLQGHDPTTDLSFKDIRVAEYPKN, from the coding sequence ATGAAACGATTACTAACGGCGCTGGTTGCCGTGGCGCTGATTGCGGGCGGAGCGGCCGTCGCGCAGGCGCAGGTGGCCGAAAAACTGCCGACAATAGACGAAGCCGCGCAAGGCTGGGTGAGCTTGTTCGATGGCGAAACCCTCTTCGGCTGGATCCAATTGGGCGACGCGCAGTGGAAGGTTGCGGACACGAACATCGTGCGCGACAGCGGCGCGGGCGGCTGGTTGGCTACGACAATGCCGTTTGCCGACTTCGAACTGAAGGCAAAGATTCGCGTCGCCCCCGAACACTCGGCGGGATTGGCTGTGCGCACGAGCCTCGATGGGCATCCGGCGGAAACCGGCGGCACGGTGATTAATCTCACCGAACCCAAAGATGGTAAGGGTGATTGGAAAGTCGTTGAAGTGAAGGCCGAAGGAACCACGGTCACGGCTACGGTCGATGGCAAGGCGGTTGAAGGACTGACTTCAGGCCGAGGATTTGGCCATATCGGCATCTTCTATTACGGCACTTCCAAAGGGCCAGCAAAGGTCGAAGTCGCCGAAATGAAGCTGCGCCCCCTTGGCGAGAAGCCCATTTTCAATGGCAAAGATCTCGACGGTTGGAACATCATTCCCGGGCATAAGTCGAAGTTCACCGTGGTTGACGGCGCTCTGAATATCAAAGATGGCAACGGGCAAATCGAGACCGCGAACGTCTACAAAGACTTCGTTCTGCAGTTGGCGATCTTCTCCACCGATGAGCCGAAGCCTCTGAATAGCGGCGTGTTTTTCCGTGGGCCTGTGGGCAAATTCTGGCTAGGCTACGAGTCGCAAGTCCGCAATGAGTGGGAAGGCGACAACCGCAACGCACCCGTGGACTATGGCACGGGCGGCAACTATGGCAACCAGAATACACGCAAGGTCGTCCCGAGCGGGCGCGAGTGGTTCTACAAGACCGTTGTATGCGTAGGCCCGCAGGCGAGCGTTTGGATCAACGGCTACCTCGTTAGCGATTTCCTGGATATGCGCCCTGTGTCCGAAGAAGGTCAAGGCAAAGCGGGCTACGTGACGGGTCCCGGCACGATACACCTTCAGGGCCACGATCCGACAACCGATCTATCGTTCAAGGACATCCGCGTCGCGGAATATCCGAAGAACTAA
- the mpl gene encoding UDP-N-acetylmuramate:L-alanyl-gamma-D-glutamyl-meso-diaminopimelate ligase, translating to MLFLGELNRAPRVHFSGIGGTAMVAGARLAIEAGWEVRGSDNPLYPPTSEMVAALGVPVASGYSEANLDWEPDVVVLGNVLSRGNPEVEAALERTLHYVSLPEWMKDAVLRQRRSIVISGTHGKTTTTALTSYLFDRVGLEPGFLIGGQPLDFDHSARLGAEGKPFIIEGDEYDTAFFDKRAKFFHYVPECAVVTSVEFDHGDIYHDLDEIHLAFQRMLRQIPRHGLLVLCADQEGALSLKDYAPCPVTTYGFADNAEWRGVIREERTAGGLIGFDVLRAGRVWAELDVPLAGRHNLQNTLAAVAVAAHFGANGRAIERVMPWFKGVRRRMEVFHRFNGITFVDDFAHHPTAIRETIAAAGMRWPGQRLSVVFEPRSNTTVTRRFQSELTDAFANADSVWLGPIHRANSIPEDERLDRNELVCELAARGVNAAYRDDVDTIVDDLFVHAEFGDIVLVLSNGAFGGIYSKIRDAFS from the coding sequence TTGCTTTTTCTAGGTGAGTTGAATCGCGCGCCGCGCGTGCATTTTTCGGGCATTGGCGGCACGGCCATGGTGGCGGGAGCGCGCCTGGCTATTGAAGCGGGGTGGGAAGTGCGCGGAAGCGACAATCCACTCTATCCGCCGACGTCCGAAATGGTGGCGGCGCTGGGCGTGCCCGTGGCTAGCGGTTATAGCGAGGCCAACCTCGATTGGGAGCCGGATGTTGTCGTATTGGGAAATGTGCTAAGCCGCGGCAACCCCGAGGTGGAGGCCGCGCTTGAACGAACGCTACATTACGTTAGCTTGCCCGAGTGGATGAAGGATGCGGTACTCCGCCAACGGCGTTCGATTGTCATCAGCGGTACCCATGGAAAGACGACGACTACGGCGCTCACGTCTTACCTCTTTGACCGCGTGGGTCTTGAACCGGGATTTCTCATTGGAGGCCAGCCTCTTGATTTCGACCACTCCGCGAGGCTGGGCGCAGAAGGCAAGCCGTTTATCATCGAAGGTGACGAATATGACACCGCCTTCTTTGATAAGCGCGCGAAGTTCTTCCACTACGTTCCGGAATGCGCCGTAGTAACGTCGGTTGAATTCGATCACGGCGACATCTATCACGACCTCGACGAGATTCACCTTGCGTTTCAACGCATGCTGAGACAAATCCCTCGACACGGCCTGCTGGTCTTGTGCGCGGATCAGGAGGGAGCCTTGTCGCTGAAGGATTATGCGCCTTGCCCGGTCACCACGTATGGATTCGCGGACAACGCCGAATGGCGCGGCGTGATTCGTGAAGAGCGAACGGCCGGCGGTTTGATTGGATTCGATGTGCTTCGGGCCGGAAGAGTCTGGGCGGAACTCGATGTGCCGCTGGCCGGGCGTCACAATCTCCAAAACACATTGGCTGCCGTTGCCGTGGCTGCGCATTTCGGCGCGAATGGCAGGGCTATCGAGCGTGTGATGCCTTGGTTCAAAGGGGTCCGCCGTCGCATGGAGGTCTTTCACAGATTCAATGGCATAACCTTCGTGGACGACTTCGCGCATCATCCCACGGCTATCCGCGAGACCATCGCAGCGGCCGGTATGCGATGGCCGGGGCAGCGACTGTCCGTAGTCTTCGAACCACGGTCAAACACGACAGTTACGCGCCGGTTTCAAAGCGAATTGACGGACGCGTTCGCCAACGCCGATTCGGTGTGGCTTGGGCCCATCCATCGCGCCAATTCAATTCCCGAAGACGAACGGCTCGATCGAAACGAGCTCGTATGTGAACTTGCCGCACGTGGAGTCAACGCGGCGTACAGAGATGACGTCGATACGATCGTAGACGATTTATTCGTGCATGCCGAATTCGGCGACATTGTACTCGTTCTGAGTAACGGCGCTTTCGGCGGTATCTACTCCAAGATTCGCGACGCGTTTTCGTAG
- a CDS encoding Gfo/Idh/MocA family oxidoreductase: MSGVGTDRSVSPLRAAVLGAGQISAEHMRFLQRSSRAQFAAVCDLSNALARYSADRFGAEHAYTEHARMLEEIKPDVVHVLTPPHTHVALAAECLKAGAHVIVEKPVAPTNAEFRALWTQAQQCGRVLVEDHNYRFNQQALAIETLVNDGALGDIREVEVRMALPITEPGGAFSDTNLPNPCHRLPAGALHDFLPHLCYLALRFLPNVETVKAAWRKQSDHPLFTYDSCDALVVGGGVHARLRFSSHQSPDCFALIVRGSRGWVETDFFQPYFRLNIPRSGGKQLTPLVNQFVNGAGLMKASLRGFMNKIRRITPLEGLQTFLDRTYTALQTDAPPPVTYEDMDRTTSLIDALVAEENRI, encoded by the coding sequence ATGAGCGGCGTGGGTACCGACAGATCTGTATCACCCTTGCGCGCGGCCGTACTGGGCGCGGGGCAAATCTCCGCGGAGCACATGCGGTTCTTGCAGCGCTCGTCGCGAGCGCAATTTGCCGCCGTCTGCGATCTATCGAACGCGCTCGCGCGTTATTCCGCGGACCGGTTCGGCGCGGAGCATGCCTACACCGAACACGCGCGCATGCTCGAAGAAATCAAACCCGACGTGGTTCATGTGCTTACGCCTCCACATACCCACGTCGCGTTGGCGGCTGAGTGCCTCAAGGCTGGCGCGCACGTAATCGTCGAGAAACCCGTTGCGCCGACCAACGCCGAATTCCGCGCGCTGTGGACACAGGCCCAGCAGTGTGGCCGCGTCTTGGTGGAGGACCACAATTACCGGTTCAACCAACAAGCCTTGGCCATCGAGACGCTGGTGAATGACGGCGCATTAGGAGATATTCGTGAAGTAGAGGTGCGGATGGCGCTGCCCATCACGGAACCCGGGGGTGCGTTCAGCGACACCAATCTGCCGAACCCATGCCATCGGCTGCCTGCAGGCGCGTTGCACGATTTCTTGCCACACCTCTGCTATCTCGCGTTGCGATTTCTTCCGAACGTCGAGACGGTAAAGGCGGCATGGCGCAAGCAGAGTGACCATCCCTTGTTCACCTATGACTCGTGTGACGCCCTCGTTGTGGGTGGCGGCGTGCACGCGCGGCTTCGCTTCTCCAGCCATCAGAGTCCCGATTGTTTTGCGCTCATCGTGCGCGGATCGCGCGGCTGGGTAGAAACGGACTTCTTTCAACCGTATTTTCGACTGAATATTCCGCGATCGGGAGGCAAGCAACTCACACCGCTCGTAAACCAGTTCGTGAACGGCGCGGGGCTGATGAAGGCGAGTCTCCGCGGGTTCATGAATAAGATTCGCCGGATTACGCCTCTTGAAGGCCTGCAGACTTTCCTGGATCGCACCTACACGGCGCTGCAAACGGATGCGCCGCCGCCCGTGACCTACGAGGACATGGATCGCACGACCTCGCTTATTGACGCCTTGGTTGCCGAGGAGAACCGCATATGA
- a CDS encoding glycosyltransferase family 2 protein: MSALSDEAEYPSPDVSFVVIGYNEARNIAACLDSVRRCPLPRTTYELIYVDGGSTDGSRTIAEGVGVDLLLGGERRRRAAENRNLGAKSAQGRYLQFIDGDMVLDPDWPAAAIGFLDLHPEVAAVYGNLQEINTRILFRVMQLDWNPQEGPVATCGGAAMFRREAFEAAGGFPEDVRYGEEPLLCWRIRNEQKRLIYHLNRPMALHDIGFRHIEDYWRQYVRHGETYAEIAARCAGSDDPMWVRERTTNFGWALVLLLAVVVLITAPLSAKAVVAALVILMVLRKTAQMLRRGHGIAVSMGYAVFVYVSKIPLAWGQIKWSLSRKRNQSGQSAT; encoded by the coding sequence ATGTCTGCCTTGTCCGACGAAGCTGAATACCCTTCTCCTGACGTCTCGTTTGTCGTCATCGGCTACAACGAGGCACGGAACATTGCCGCGTGCCTGGATTCCGTGAGGCGGTGTCCGCTCCCTCGAACCACATACGAGTTGATCTATGTTGACGGCGGGTCGACAGACGGCAGCAGGACAATCGCAGAAGGCGTGGGTGTGGACCTTCTTCTCGGCGGCGAACGCCGGCGGCGCGCGGCGGAAAATCGCAATCTCGGCGCAAAGTCTGCGCAGGGACGCTATCTCCAGTTCATTGACGGCGACATGGTACTGGACCCCGATTGGCCCGCCGCCGCCATCGGATTCCTGGATTTGCACCCGGAAGTGGCCGCGGTCTATGGAAATCTTCAGGAAATCAATACGAGAATCCTATTCCGTGTAATGCAGCTCGACTGGAATCCGCAAGAGGGCCCTGTAGCCACGTGCGGCGGCGCGGCCATGTTCCGGCGCGAAGCATTCGAGGCAGCAGGTGGTTTCCCGGAAGATGTGCGCTACGGCGAGGAACCGTTGCTTTGCTGGCGGATTCGCAATGAGCAGAAGCGGCTCATCTATCACCTCAATCGTCCCATGGCACTGCACGACATCGGTTTTCGCCATATCGAGGACTACTGGCGGCAGTACGTGCGCCACGGGGAGACCTACGCGGAGATTGCGGCGCGTTGCGCGGGAAGCGACGACCCGATGTGGGTACGCGAACGCACAACGAACTTTGGTTGGGCACTGGTTCTGCTTCTGGCCGTTGTTGTGCTCATCACTGCACCATTGAGCGCGAAAGCGGTTGTAGCAGCCCTGGTGATTCTGATGGTACTGCGCAAGACCGCGCAGATGCTCCGCCGTGGACATGGCATTGCCGTGTCCATGGGGTATGCTGTGTTTGTGTATGTCTCGAAGATTCCATTGGCATGGGGACAGATCAAGTGGAGCTTGTCTCGCAAACGTAACCAAAGCGGGCAATCTGCCACGTGA
- a CDS encoding glycosyltransferase codes for MSKPVRVAYMTGEYLRVSPFVFIHREIAALRELGAEIETLSVRGIPESECVSPEQRAERSTTHILVPFSFTRLMSVHGRLKLASPLRYFRTFALALRTRAPGIKGLLYQIAYFIEAGFVVDFMRKHGLTHLHNHLADSSCTVAMLASELGGFTFSFTLHGPGIFFEPDRWRLDAKFARASFVACISHFCRSQAMIWTKPERWDRLKIVHCGVDTRHYTPRTHEGKAKRLIFVGRLAAVKGVPVLLEAFAALAAMHPELTLTLAGDGPDRAWIESYARERGITDRVTITGYVSQERVRELLAESDVFVMASFAEGVPVVLMEAMTTGLPVVTTHIAGIPELVEDGVSGYLVPPGDSASLTSRVEALLGDPALRNRLGAAGRAKVLAEFDSAKNAQGLLVHFGDLGKA; via the coding sequence ATGAGCAAACCGGTACGCGTGGCTTACATGACGGGCGAATACCTCCGTGTGTCGCCGTTTGTATTCATCCACCGCGAAATCGCCGCTTTGCGCGAATTGGGAGCTGAAATTGAGACCCTTTCCGTGCGCGGCATTCCGGAGAGCGAGTGCGTGAGTCCGGAGCAGCGAGCCGAACGCTCCACGACTCACATTCTGGTTCCTTTCTCATTCACGCGATTGATGAGCGTGCACGGGCGTCTAAAGCTGGCATCGCCATTGCGATACTTCCGCACATTCGCGCTTGCATTGAGGACACGCGCACCGGGCATCAAGGGCCTGCTCTATCAGATTGCTTACTTCATTGAGGCCGGGTTCGTTGTCGACTTCATGCGCAAACACGGCCTCACGCATCTGCACAACCACCTTGCCGACTCGAGTTGTACGGTGGCCATGCTTGCTTCCGAACTCGGCGGTTTCACGTTCAGCTTCACGTTACATGGACCCGGCATCTTCTTTGAACCGGACCGCTGGCGGCTCGACGCCAAGTTTGCGCGCGCCTCGTTTGTTGCGTGCATCAGCCACTTCTGCCGCAGCCAGGCCATGATCTGGACCAAGCCCGAGCGCTGGGATCGCCTGAAGATTGTGCACTGCGGGGTCGATACGCGCCACTACACGCCGCGCACGCACGAGGGAAAAGCAAAACGTCTGATCTTTGTGGGCCGCCTCGCCGCTGTGAAAGGAGTTCCAGTGTTGCTGGAAGCCTTCGCCGCGCTGGCAGCGATGCACCCTGAGTTGACACTCACACTCGCAGGCGACGGCCCCGATCGCGCATGGATCGAATCGTATGCGCGTGAGCGCGGAATCACGGACCGGGTGACGATCACCGGTTACGTGTCACAAGAACGGGTGCGCGAGTTGCTCGCGGAATCCGATGTATTCGTGATGGCGAGCTTTGCCGAAGGAGTCCCTGTCGTGCTTATGGAGGCGATGACAACCGGTCTGCCCGTCGTCACGACGCACATTGCCGGGATTCCCGAACTCGTCGAGGATGGCGTGTCCGGTTATCTGGTTCCGCCCGGCGACAGCGCATCGCTCACGAGCCGCGTTGAAGCCCTGCTCGGGGATCCCGCGCTCCGCAACCGGCTCGGTGCCGCCGGTCGCGCAAAGGTGCTAGCAGAGTTCGACTCGGCGAAAAATGCGCAGGGACTTCTAGTTCACTTCGGTGATTTGGGGAAAGCATAG
- a CDS encoding NAD(P)-dependent oxidoreductase produces MSTRFLVTGANGFLGRYVVAEVLREGYRVRAAMRPGADVSALPWAEHPNAEIARLDLRSRNGIVDALNGVDAVIHIAAAVGGDLYAQLASTVVATENLLEGIVQAGVRRLVQISSFSVYGYLDKPANSILDESSPMEHRIYERDDYCLTKVLQENLARDYAMRHQLALTVVRPGVIYGNGHLWTACLGAEAGSQTWIQIGSSAHLPMAYVENCAEAIVRCATLDDAVGETINLVDGEGPTHAEYIARLRSRLTPRPRVIPVPWIAMRMLAAFAQWTNRLAFGGEAKLPSILVPCRLHARCKPLRYTHAHAQDVLDWQPRYTLDEALDRSFLPEADLLAVDRPGGGWE; encoded by the coding sequence ATGAGCACGCGGTTTCTGGTGACCGGTGCAAACGGGTTTCTGGGCCGGTACGTAGTTGCGGAAGTGTTACGGGAAGGCTATCGCGTGCGGGCCGCGATGCGTCCCGGCGCCGATGTAAGCGCGCTGCCGTGGGCGGAGCACCCGAATGCGGAAATAGCACGTCTTGATTTGCGGTCGCGAAACGGCATTGTAGACGCTCTCAACGGTGTTGACGCCGTGATTCACATCGCGGCTGCAGTCGGTGGAGACTTGTATGCGCAGCTTGCTTCGACGGTCGTTGCCACCGAAAACCTGCTCGAAGGCATAGTGCAGGCGGGTGTACGCCGACTCGTGCAGATTAGCTCCTTTTCGGTATACGGGTATCTCGACAAACCAGCCAACTCAATCCTGGACGAGTCGAGTCCGATGGAACATCGCATTTACGAGCGCGACGACTACTGCCTGACAAAGGTCCTGCAGGAGAATCTTGCACGCGACTACGCCATGCGTCACCAACTCGCGTTGACCGTGGTACGCCCCGGCGTCATCTACGGAAACGGCCACTTGTGGACCGCATGCCTTGGAGCGGAAGCGGGGTCTCAGACTTGGATTCAGATCGGTTCAAGTGCTCATCTGCCCATGGCCTACGTCGAGAATTGCGCCGAGGCGATCGTGCGGTGTGCGACTCTCGACGACGCGGTGGGTGAGACCATTAACCTGGTCGATGGCGAAGGACCCACACACGCCGAGTACATCGCGAGGCTGCGGTCGCGCCTGACGCCGCGTCCGCGAGTCATACCAGTGCCATGGATTGCCATGCGCATGCTGGCCGCGTTTGCTCAATGGACCAATCGATTGGCTTTTGGCGGCGAGGCGAAACTCCCAAGCATCCTGGTGCCCTGCCGGTTGCACGCGCGCTGCAAACCGCTTCGTTACACCCATGCCCACGCACAAGACGTTCTCGATTGGCAGCCGCGCTACACCCTGGATGAAGCGCTTGACCGTAGCTTTCTACCGGAGGCGGATTTGCTTGCGGTCGATAGGCCTGGCGGAGGTTGGGAATGA